One Leptolyngbya ohadii IS1 genomic window carries:
- a CDS encoding PAS domain S-box protein, whose translation MKAPLPDNEADRLNALQQYNILDTIPEAAFDDLTRLAAFICGTPIALVSLIDDCRQWFKSRLGLEAIETPRDFAFCAHAILQPDDVLIVPDTLHDERFATNPLVTGEPYIRFYAGAPLITSDGYSLGTLCVIDRVPRQLNADQIQALQALSRQVISQLELRRHLVQVAQTTAELQQAEQARIQLLAQAQTARNQIANILESITDAFFALDQEWRFTYLNRQAELLLQRRREELLRQVIWDEFPEAVHSAFYREYHRAVGERVTVQFEAFYPPLNQWFEVHAYPATDGLSVYFRNIDQRKAAERTLRETLTFQRAILNSANYSIISTSVDGTILTFNTTAERWLGYPATEVIGKNTPVLIHDWQEIVQRSQSLSQELREPIDPGFDVFIVRARRGELDENEWTYIRKNGSRFPVLLSITALKDADNQITGFLGIATDITERKAAEEQLQNLRKALESAIEAIARLNTQGEYVQVNRAYADMLGYQPEELLGVKWQQTVHSDDIAIVEAAYQQMIQAGKAEAEARAIRKDGTILDKQIVMVKAYDPQQQFDGNYCFVKDISERREIERMKDEFISIVSHELRTPLTSISAALDLLAGGVLQNQPEDAQHMLNIAANNTDRLVRLINDILDIERIESGKIVMTKQVCNAADLIHQSVEAMQEMADRAEITLSVVPLSIRLWADPDRIIQVLTNLLSNAIKFSSPGSTIGLTAELITAQNPETPRTPNLETQDSVVLPLACSPALPLPALLIKVTDQGRGIPSDKLESIFERFQQVDASDSRRKGGTGLGLAICRRILQQHEGQIWAESTLGAGSTFCFTLPILNDFESSHFESSQLSTLDSELIDSTPGLESEPQLPQVLLCDDDASIRQLVRVMLERQGYQVLTAASGQEAVEHALTHHPDVILLNLLMPGMNGWETLAVLKQQPETQTIPVVILSGLLPDARKAPYAGISDWVVKPPDPRMLRQALERALSSHNQSLKVLIVEDDLDLAQVLIALFSRHQIETFHAQTGRDAIQLSQQVIPDLLVLDLGLPADDGFAVVDWLRQHNRLCRVPLVVYTARDLNDCDRERLRLGQTLFLTKGRITPQEFEQRVISLLNRMIHGKTGGSLDDHQTHSDY comes from the coding sequence ATGAAAGCCCCTTTGCCAGACAACGAAGCAGATAGACTCAATGCCCTTCAACAGTACAACATTCTAGATACGATTCCTGAAGCGGCATTTGATGATTTAACCCGGCTTGCTGCCTTTATTTGTGGGACACCCATTGCCTTAGTCAGCCTGATTGACGACTGCCGCCAGTGGTTCAAATCCCGATTGGGGTTAGAGGCGATAGAAACGCCCCGCGATTTTGCATTCTGTGCCCACGCCATCTTGCAGCCTGACGATGTTTTGATTGTTCCAGACACGCTGCACGACGAACGATTTGCGACCAATCCCTTAGTCACTGGCGAACCCTATATCCGATTCTATGCCGGTGCTCCGCTGATCACCTCAGACGGCTATTCTTTGGGGACTTTGTGTGTGATCGATCGGGTGCCTCGACAGCTGAATGCCGATCAAATTCAGGCATTGCAAGCCTTAAGTCGTCAGGTCATTTCCCAGCTAGAGCTACGGCGTCATCTCGTTCAGGTGGCGCAAACGACAGCCGAGTTACAGCAAGCAGAGCAAGCCCGCATCCAGCTTCTCGCGCAAGCACAAACTGCCCGTAACCAGATTGCAAATATCCTGGAAAGCATTACAGATGCTTTTTTTGCCCTGGATCAGGAGTGGCGGTTTACCTACCTGAATCGGCAGGCAGAGTTGCTCTTGCAGCGAAGACGAGAAGAATTGCTGCGGCAAGTAATCTGGGATGAGTTTCCAGAGGCGGTTCATTCTGCCTTTTACCGCGAGTATCATCGGGCTGTTGGTGAGCGGGTTACTGTTCAGTTTGAAGCATTTTACCCACCTTTGAACCAGTGGTTTGAGGTTCATGCCTATCCTGCCACCGACGGACTATCCGTCTACTTTCGCAACATCGACCAGCGAAAAGCAGCAGAACGAACGCTCCGCGAAACCTTAACATTTCAGCGAGCGATTCTAAACAGTGCCAACTACAGCATTATTTCAACTAGCGTTGACGGCACAATTCTCACCTTTAATACCACAGCAGAGCGGTGGCTCGGCTATCCAGCAACAGAAGTGATTGGAAAAAACACACCCGTCCTGATTCATGATTGGCAGGAAATTGTGCAGCGATCGCAATCCCTATCCCAGGAATTAAGAGAACCCATTGACCCAGGATTTGACGTGTTTATTGTCAGGGCACGCCGAGGAGAACTGGACGAGAATGAGTGGACTTATATTCGCAAAAATGGTTCGCGCTTTCCGGTGTTGTTGTCCATCACTGCCCTTAAAGATGCAGACAATCAAATCACGGGATTTCTAGGAATTGCTACCGATATTACTGAGCGCAAAGCAGCTGAAGAGCAGCTTCAGAATCTTCGTAAGGCATTAGAAAGTGCCATTGAAGCTATTGCTCGATTGAACACACAAGGAGAATATGTTCAAGTCAATCGTGCCTATGCCGATATGCTAGGCTACCAACCCGAAGAGCTATTGGGCGTGAAATGGCAGCAAACAGTTCACTCAGATGACATTGCAATCGTGGAGGCTGCCTATCAGCAAATGATCCAGGCTGGCAAGGCGGAAGCAGAGGCAAGGGCAATTCGTAAAGATGGCACCATTCTCGATAAGCAAATTGTGATGGTGAAAGCCTATGACCCGCAACAGCAATTTGATGGCAACTATTGTTTTGTCAAAGACATTAGTGAACGCCGCGAAATTGAACGCATGAAGGATGAATTTATCTCTATTGTCAGCCATGAACTGAGAACGCCACTCACCTCGATTTCCGCTGCTTTAGATCTCTTAGCCGGAGGCGTTTTGCAAAATCAGCCCGAAGATGCTCAGCATATGCTGAATATTGCGGCAAACAATACTGATCGTCTCGTGCGCCTGATCAACGACATTCTGGATATTGAGCGGATCGAGTCCGGCAAAATCGTGATGACGAAACAGGTTTGCAATGCTGCTGACCTGATCCATCAATCCGTAGAAGCGATGCAAGAGATGGCAGATCGAGCCGAAATCACGCTCTCTGTTGTGCCTCTCTCGATTCGCCTGTGGGCAGATCCCGATCGCATCATTCAAGTCCTGACAAACTTGCTCAGCAATGCCATCAAATTTTCCTCGCCCGGAAGCACGATTGGGTTGACCGCAGAATTGATCACAGCCCAGAATCCAGAAACCCCTCGCACCCCAAATTTAGAGACTCAGGATTCAGTCGTCTTGCCGCTTGCTTGCTCTCCTGCGCTCCCACTCCCCGCCCTCCTCATCAAAGTCACCGACCAGGGACGCGGCATTCCATCGGACAAGCTAGAATCCATCTTCGAGCGGTTTCAGCAAGTCGATGCCTCAGATTCGCGGCGCAAGGGTGGCACCGGGTTGGGACTCGCCATTTGTCGCCGCATTCTTCAGCAGCACGAAGGGCAAATATGGGCAGAAAGTACCTTAGGAGCGGGCAGCACCTTCTGCTTCACCTTACCGATTCTCAATGATTTTGAAAGTTCTCATTTTGAGAGTTCGCAGCTATCAACTTTAGATTCTGAATTAATCGATTCAACACCCGGACTAGAATCCGAACCCCAATTGCCGCAGGTGCTACTCTGTGACGATGATGCTTCGATTCGTCAATTGGTGCGGGTCATGTTGGAACGGCAGGGCTACCAGGTGCTGACGGCTGCTTCGGGACAGGAAGCTGTAGAACATGCGCTTACCCATCATCCAGATGTAATTTTGCTCAATCTGCTGATGCCCGGTATGAATGGCTGGGAAACGCTAGCAGTTTTGAAGCAGCAACCTGAAACGCAAACGATTCCAGTGGTCATTTTGAGCGGGCTGCTGCCCGATGCCAGAAAGGCACCCTATGCTGGAATTAGCGATTGGGTGGTGAAGCCGCCAGATCCCAGGATGTTGCGGCAAGCACTGGAGCGTGCCCTGTCCAGCCATAACCAGTCTTTGAAAGTTTTGATCGTTGAGGATGATTTAGATTTGGCGCAGGTTCTCATAGCCCTGTTTTCCCGCCATCAAATCGAAACATTTCATGCTCAAACCGGACGAGACGCTATTCAGCTCAGCCAGCAGGTGATTCCTGATTTGCTCGTTCTGGATCTGGGGCTACCTGCCGATGACGGCTTTGCCGTTGTAGACTGGTTGCGGCAGCACAATCGCCTCTGCCGGGTACCGCTGGTCGTTTATACTGCCCGTGATCTCAACGATTGCGATCGCGAACGGCTAAGACTGGGACAAACCCTATTTCTGACCAAAGGACGCATTACCCCCCAGGAATTTGAGCAGAGAGTGATTAGCCTGCTCAACCGAATGATTCACGGTAAGACAGGAGGCAGTCTCGATGACCACCAGACGCATTCTGATTATTGA
- a CDS encoding LabA-like NYN domain-containing protein, which translates to MPQNYESDHHPLDPGRTAIFIDGSNLFYAALQLGIEIDYTKLLCQLTANARLLRAFFYTGVDRANEKQQGFLLWMRRNGYRVITKDLIQLPDGSKKANLDVEIAVDMLTLADHIDTAILVSGDGDLAYAVNSIAYRGVRVAVVSLRSMTSDSLINVADHYVDLDTIKQNIQKNISPSYTSCIVEL; encoded by the coding sequence ATGCCGCAGAATTATGAGTCAGATCATCACCCCCTAGATCCCGGTCGAACTGCGATTTTCATTGACGGTTCAAACCTCTTTTATGCTGCCTTACAGCTTGGAATTGAAATTGACTACACGAAGCTGCTTTGTCAATTAACTGCAAATGCTCGGTTACTCAGGGCTTTTTTCTATACCGGTGTCGATCGCGCCAATGAAAAGCAACAGGGTTTTTTGCTCTGGATGCGTCGCAATGGCTATCGCGTCATCACAAAAGATCTAATTCAGTTGCCCGATGGCTCCAAAAAAGCAAATTTAGATGTGGAAATTGCAGTAGACATGTTGACGCTGGCTGACCATATTGATACTGCTATTCTGGTCAGCGGCGATGGAGATTTAGCCTATGCTGTCAATTCCATTGCTTATCGAGGAGTTCGCGTTGCAGTCGTAAGCTTGCGTTCAATGACAAGTGATAGCCTGATCAACGTTGCTGATCATTACGTTGATCTCGACACCATTAAACAGAACATCCAGAAAAATATCAGTCCTAGCTATACAAGCTGTATAGTTGAATTGTGA
- a CDS encoding Mo-dependent nitrogenase C-terminal domain-containing protein — protein MKHPAIRYLGSLLHPIRQRLESIEISNPQTARSLCKIIPARCPFERQIKLFDYTLIRIPPLCKLNPFYDQIVNLRFKSLVYLADHCGEDVTLYY, from the coding sequence GTGAAACACCCAGCGATTCGTTACCTTGGCTCTCTCCTTCACCCAATTCGACAGCGGCTGGAATCGATCGAAATTTCCAATCCTCAAACAGCACGGTCACTCTGCAAGATCATTCCAGCTCGTTGTCCGTTTGAACGACAAATCAAACTATTTGATTACACGCTGATTCGGATTCCGCCGCTTTGTAAATTAAATCCCTTCTACGATCAAATCGTGAATCTTCGCTTCAAATCCCTAGTTTATTTGGCAGACCACTGTGGCGAAGACGTAACGCTTTATTACTAA
- a CDS encoding response regulator yields the protein MTTRRILIIDDEYDIRAVAQLTLKTVGGWEVSIASSGHEGLSKAANEQPDVVLLDVMMPDMDGIETFRALQANPATQSIPVILMTAKVQAAEQRRFAELAVAGIITKPFKAMKLPEQIAKLLDWS from the coding sequence ATGACCACCAGACGCATTCTGATTATTGATGATGAATATGATATTCGGGCAGTGGCTCAACTGACCTTGAAAACGGTTGGGGGCTGGGAAGTCTCGATCGCCTCCTCTGGTCATGAAGGATTGTCAAAAGCAGCCAATGAGCAGCCAGACGTGGTTTTGCTCGATGTGATGATGCCGGATATGGACGGGATTGAAACCTTTCGCGCACTGCAAGCCAACCCAGCAACCCAGTCGATCCCCGTGATTTTAATGACGGCAAAGGTTCAAGCCGCAGAACAACGACGGTTTGCAGAACTCGCTGTGGCAGGAATTATCACAAAACCCTTCAAGGCAATGAAACTTCCAGAGCAAATTGCCAAGCTACTCGATTGGAGCTAG
- a CDS encoding IS701 family transposase: MVEPRAARPTLRFVDEYCEWYAPLFPEVRSFEAFKYLHVGMISELKRKTLPAIAKAVGLDNEQGLHHLLTKSPWSVTRLRQIRLKLILKLLDGQAVILLIDETGDCKKGKHTDYVKRQYIGNVGKKENGIVAVTAYALFRGMILPLSFEVYKPKERLKAGDEYKTKPQIAAEMIRELLSLGFRFELVLADSLYGESKVNFIRVLESLNLPYIVAIRSNHGMWLPQDQEVTCEPWQAFRRTFSNGKTEVRYRSEIIYGKRRTVRYWLLTTNPQTLPDNSTTYVMSNAPEVKLDEIGDRYGERTWIEYGLKQSKDALGWADFRVTHYKQIERWWEIVMSAFTMVSLFADAFNRECPLSHQIFAQHSWWNSQRGWKHLLNNLRLVIEPWIALNRLKPWLEVFEIPSFIQGFIQLIQRMQQFYCPIMHDLLLRRVLFNSA, translated from the coding sequence ATGGTAGAACCTCGTGCGGCTCGTCCTACCCTGCGCTTTGTCGATGAATATTGTGAATGGTATGCCCCGTTGTTTCCCGAAGTGCGAAGCTTTGAAGCCTTCAAATACCTGCATGTGGGCATGATCTCAGAACTAAAACGCAAAACGCTACCAGCCATTGCGAAAGCAGTGGGCTTAGACAATGAGCAAGGCTTACACCACCTATTGACGAAATCGCCCTGGTCGGTGACGCGATTGCGACAGATTCGCTTAAAGCTCATCCTCAAGCTCCTAGACGGGCAAGCCGTGATTCTGTTGATTGACGAAACGGGCGACTGTAAAAAGGGGAAGCACACCGATTACGTCAAGCGACAATACATCGGCAATGTGGGTAAGAAGGAAAATGGCATCGTGGCAGTGACCGCTTATGCCCTATTTCGTGGCATGATATTGCCCCTATCGTTTGAGGTTTACAAGCCCAAAGAGCGGCTCAAAGCGGGTGATGAGTACAAAACGAAACCGCAGATTGCTGCGGAGATGATCCGTGAACTGCTATCGCTGGGATTTCGGTTTGAATTAGTGCTTGCCGATAGTCTGTACGGCGAAAGTAAAGTCAACTTTATCCGTGTATTGGAGTCGTTGAATCTGCCCTACATCGTGGCGATCCGGTCGAACCACGGGATGTGGTTGCCCCAAGACCAAGAGGTAACCTGTGAACCCTGGCAAGCCTTTCGGCGGACCTTTAGCAATGGCAAAACCGAAGTTCGCTATCGCAGCGAGATTATTTATGGGAAACGTCGAACGGTTCGCTACTGGTTGTTAACGACTAACCCACAAACGTTACCGGACAACTCAACCACTTATGTAATGAGCAATGCGCCGGAGGTCAAACTCGATGAGATTGGGGATCGCTACGGCGAACGAACCTGGATTGAGTATGGACTCAAGCAGAGTAAAGATGCTCTGGGATGGGCGGATTTTCGCGTGACCCATTACAAGCAGATTGAGCGATGGTGGGAGATTGTCATGAGTGCTTTCACGATGGTGAGTTTGTTCGCTGATGCCTTCAATCGGGAATGCCCTTTGTCTCACCAGATATTTGCCCAACACTCTTGGTGGAATAGCCAACGGGGTTGGAAACACCTGCTGAACAACCTGCGCTTAGTGATTGAGCCCTGGATTGCTTTAAACCGACTCAAACCCTGGCTTGAGGTGTTTGAAATCCCATCCTTCATCCAGGGATTTATCCAATTAATCCAGCGGATGCAGCAGTTTTATTGCCCCATCATGCATGACCTTTTGCTACGGCGCGTCCTCTTTAACTCTGCTTAA